The genomic window GAATTGTGGGCTAAAACACTTATTTCTTGAATTCTCGGTGGTATATACTATACAATATATCgattttctttatgtttttagaCTGATCCTACTACAACTTGCTTTATGAAACTAATGTATGCTACTATGAAGTGATATCGTTACTTCCTTTTGATCTACCATGATAAATTGTCACATGCACATGGTTCGAATACTTGGTTGGCCGATGCTTTTTGCGTCctcggcgcaacgggtcatctagttgtATATATAGGTAGCATGTGATGCATGTTCAAGTAGTCTACTAGCCTTTGCGTTGGCAAAGGAAAAGACCCCTTATGGGGTCTATTCGAATCCTAACACTCGCCATTGGACATGTCATTGCAACcttgtttttttttcttattttgtgTTTTAGCAATCCTACAAAACAAAGAGGCCCTTAGAGTTATAATCCCCCAAAACCCTTATGACAGTTCCCTGACTTTGTCATACAAGCATCACCCACCTAGGCCTCGTGAGCCCAGTTTTGATCCGCGAGAGATTTCTCAAATCGTCACGGATTTAGGCCAATATGTGACGATTTTTTAGAATGTCACAAGAAATCCAGACACCTAATCAGCGCGTTATGTGCCGGTATTGTCAGCCCGCGCTCACGCGCTAGGTTTGTTGAGCTGGTTCATTTAGAACGACCGCATGCTTTGCTCGATCGGTTGCAGGCTCACTCACTTGATTGTTGCTAGATTGTTCGACAGTTTTCCAAGAAAAACTTGTCGTTGGTTGACCATTTGACCATTGACCACTGACCGTTTGAACCACTGACTTTTCAAAATTTTGGAAAAAACTCACGAGTACAGAAAAAAGTTCAGGAATTTAAAAAAGTTTGCAAAAtacaaaattgttcacaaatttctaAAAATTCACAGATACACAAAAAGTTCaggaattttgaaaaaaaaatggcaaatacaaaaagttcatgaatttggaaaaaaatgatcagaaacgcAAAAAATTATGGAATTTAAAAAGAATGTCAAAACAATAAAAATTGCAAGAATTTGAGAAATAATTCATGAATGAAGGAATTCACGTATTTAAAAATAaacagttcatgaatttgaaaaaattcacaagtttgaaaaaaagcatgaactttaaaaatcctaaatcgaggaaagttcatgaatttaaaaataaaAGATTCATAAGTTTGAAACAGTTCACTAGTTTGAACAACAAgtcacaaatttggaaaaagatcatgaactaaagaacaaaaaagaagaaaaaggaaaaaatacaaAATATAAAACCGAATGGACACCAAAAAAAAAGAACAATAGGAAACCAGTTGGGAAGCTTTTGAAAGCTTCCTAATACCGGGAGGAATTCTGAAAAACGAACCTCAAACAACTCTTAGATGGGCCAGCACGTCATGAATGATGGAGCTGCAAGTGCTCCATGAACGATTAACGCTGGAAGCATCAAATAGGGGACCCTCCTACTCAGCGCTTCAGGCGCCAGGGAAGCTTCCTGGCGCCCACGAGCCAACACTACCGGGCCGGCCCACCAACGAGTAGTGCGAGCGAATCCTGTTATCGCGGAAAGAAAACCCCGAAAAAATATTGTTACGAGGATTCGAACTCGTCCGTTACGTTAACCAATTGAGGAACCTGCTACTACTGAGGGCATGTATAAtgattgataagatagtcttatcttaagtgttgcatgtaatttagagatgacaagaAAATATGTCTACAATGGGTCTTTTCTTAGTCTTGTTTTCAATAACTAGCTaatcctaaaaacatggtgagacatattgtgctaagagatcatcttttGTCTTCTCTAAAATAAGATAAGACAAGCCTTTTTTTATgaattctctctcctccacctcatcatttatcctacgtggcactgttaagatagcaccattgtatgAGAAGCGTGAAAAATACTTAAGAGCAACATGTAGCCGCGTTGTAGCAAAGTCTGGAagttatttcaaaaaatgttcacgaacatTCAGAAAATTTAATATTTTGTTTTCAaaaggaaaaaagttcatcaaatcgagaaagttcatgtattaaaaacaaagttcacgaattcaaaagtgttcatcgattttcaaaaaaagttcatctataaaatgaaaaagttcatcgatttgaaaaaaggtCACCGAATTTGGAAAAGGTATCCAAATTGAAAAGaaaatcatcgaatttgaaaaaagttcatcggtttcaaaaaagttcatccattttttaATAAAAGGTCATCAAATTTCAAAagagttcaccgaatttgaaaaaatttcatcgaaattgaaaaagttcatggattttcaaataaatccaaaattttaaaaaagttcattgaattgaataaaaaattcatcaattttaagaaaaaatttcatcgatttgaagaaaagttcacgaGTTTTAAAGAAATCATCAAAccatgaataagaaaaaaaagaaaaagaaagaagaaataaGAAAAGGCGGAAGAAGATGTTATATATCATACAGGGCATGTTGGCGTGGTGGTTATCGGCGCTTAGCTTGAAACTTGAGGTCCGTAgttgcaggcgcccgtttgcagaatacacattaacgggcgcgtgcagcgccaaataggatttgccTCAAATAGAGTTTGTGAGAAATCCGTCATGAATTTATAGGTTTCTTGTAGTTGCATCAAAGAGGCCCATGATCATGGGCGGAGCCCATAGGGGTACTGGGTACAACTCTACACCAATTTTTCACAATGACCCTAAATATCTGCACAAGATGCATATTTATAGAATAGTGATGTATGTTGTATAAATTAGCAGAAATTCAAGTAAAACTGTGGTTTTTAGGTGACTTCATACACCCGTTGGTTGCATGCTGGTTCTACCACTGCGTGTAGTAATCACTTAATCGTTTGGGTTTTAGGGAGGGGTTACGCGGAAGGGATTGCTCTATCACCCAACCAAACATGACAACCAAAAGATAAAGTAGTCATAGGTTTAACCATGCtatgagcttcaacattcatatatCACGATTCTCATGAAAAAAATTAGCCATCGGATTATCTTGCATCTTTGTATTAGGGTCGTGTTGCGTGTCAGCCGACCGGTCTTTTAAAAAGATCGGCCGGGTAACGAAATAGCAGTTAGATTCAGCTGATGAGGTTTGCAACAAATATTATGTCACAAAAACTTTTGGGGCAGAGATAATGTTGTAGAAACCTTTGCAACTGAGGCCTCAACTGAGGTGAGGCGATGTTGTAGAATCATTATTTTTGTCTTCACCCTATAACATAGGTTATATTGCCGAAGAAAAGTTTTGCATCATGGATGATGTTGCCTTTTTTGTTGTTGCGGTGAACAGAGTTGTCTAGGGACGAAGTGGTGGTGGTTGTCGGTGGTCGAAGGGGCTGACGGCCATGGATGAGGCTGGAGCTCGAGGCCCAACCGAGGAGGAGGCGTAGGCCAGAGTGAAGGTCGTCGGCGTCGTCTGTCAGAGCATCTCACTCGTTTGGGGCCCCAGGGGCTTGAAATAGCGCCGCCTGGGGGCGCGCCGGCATAAAAATTGGCATGGGGGCGGTCAATTTCCCAACCCCTCCCTCcatcgcccccaggcgccgattttggcccattgtCGGCGCAAATCAGCCACTTTCGACGCAAATTGGATCAATTTCGACCCATATTCGGTTTGCTTCGGCACAAATTCAACATAAGCTATCACATTGTTCATCACAAAAAATCAatacaaatcaaatagttcaacaaatcaATACAAATCAAATAGTTAAACAAATGAAaacatatttcatcacacgtcgagctaggctttgcccttgagcctccataggtgctccaccagatcgtcctgcagttgttgatgcacctgtgggtctcggatctcctgacgcatattgaggaaggcagtccaggttgccgatagctggtgatcaacttgggcaagaggaccatgcctgtaatatggttcagtgtcaaacacttgCTCTTCCgactcgctctcaatgatcatattatgcaagatgacacagcaaatCATGACcttccacatttgatctttcgaccaggtttgagcggggtaccggacaagagcaaatcgagattggagtgcaccaaatgcccgctcgacatccttcccgCAAGCCTCCTAACACTTGGCAAAGtaggagttcttgcctcctggcacagggtttgagatagtcttcacaaatgtggacCATCTCGGATACATGTCGTCTGttaggtagtatcctttgttgtagtGGCGCCCATTAACCTCGAagttcaccagaggagcatgaccttcaacaagcttggcaaagacatggGAGCACTGCAGTACGTtaatgtcattgtgagttccttgCATACCAAAGAACGAGTGCCAAATCCAAAGGTCtagtgtggccactgcctcaagtaccacactgcagccacctttggcgcctttgtacatcccctgccaagcaaatgggcagtttttccatttccaatgcatgcagtcgatgcttccaagcatccgaggaaatcctcttgctacattctgtgctaggatccgagcagtgtcttcagcattgggtgatcgcaagtattgaGGTCCAAACACTACCACCACTACCCTACAGAATTTGTACAAACACTCAATGatcgtggactcggccatgcgtccatagtcttctagtgaatcaccgggagatttgtatgcaagcatcctcatagatgtcgtgcacttctggagtgaggtgaatccaagtgtgccagtgcaatccttcttgcacttgaagtagctatcGAACTcacggatggaattcacaatcctgaggaagagctttcggctcatccgataacggcgctgaAATACTTTCTCGAcgtgcagtggagcgtcggcgaagtagtcgccGTACAGCAAGCAATAGTCTTCTAGTCGATGCCTCTGCTTTGCCTTCAGCCAGCCCGGTgctgagccacctcgccgcggctttgcaTTGCTCGCGAACAGGTCGGCTAgagcggcgaggaccatgagatgctcttcgtcctaggcgtcggcatcggcttcctcctccagcagcaccgcgaacgcctcctcgtcgtccgagtccatcaCCGAGTAGACAAATCGTCGAACACCTGGCGGACGTGGTATGCACGCAGCCGCCAGTAATCCCTCCATGCGTGGCCGGAGTGCCAAAAAGCTCGCCCAGTAGCGGGGTGGAGGGTGCCACGGTGAACCCTCTCTTTTTGGCGGGGGAATGACCTTTCTAGTGGCGGTGGGTAGGTAGACGGCGCCGGGATCGGCACGACGGTGGAAGGCGTGTGCgtgcggagggggggggggcgaatctaGACGTGCAAGATGCTTTTTCACCTGACAGTGGTGGCCCAGGCACGGTTTTTCCTTCCGCCGGAACTCCCAAGCGCCCCCGTCCCCCCAGTGCACTGGGTTCGACCTGGGATCACCAGGTCAAAAAATGGGCCGAGCCGGCGGATTTCTATGTTCTGGGTGCGCGACTGGGGGTTTTTTGGGTGTCGGCGCGAAAAAACTCGCCCTGGAGGTTCTGTTGGAGGCGCGGGTGGAGATGCTCTTGGCAAGGAAGCAAGAGCTGGCACGGTGGAGGGAGGCGTTGGGGGGCAGGCCCAACCTCGTCTTCAACCTCATCCCCTCACCTTTGTAGCCTTATCCATTCGTCTCGAGAGAAGATTGAGGAGGGAAAGGAAACCATTAGTCTGGTTCAGCTGTCACCTTGTGCAGCCAGCCACATTTTTCGCCTATCCCTTATCTTTACATCGTGTATAATTGATGTGGATTTTGTCCTTTGGTGTCCGGTCCAGGGCCCAAATCTACGCAAAAGAGAGAGAGACCCCCACGACGTTACGTCGCGGCCTGCGATTACATAAAGGCAGCCCAAGCCCGAAGGACGAGCGGCAGAAAGGAAAAAGCCGCAAGCAGCAGAGTAGGCGGAGCAGAGCAGAGCGGTAGGTGAGATGGCGGCACCGCGCTCGCAGccgctgctgctcctgctcctcgtcGCGCTGCTGGCCGCCTCCACCGACGCCTGGGGCAAGGAGGGCCACATCATGGTCTGCAAGATCGCCGAGGTACtgtacctcctcctcctcctcggttgGCTAGCTCGTGGGTGGGGAGCTACTGTGGGGATGAAGGAAGgaatgtgcgtgcgtgcgtgctgaATTGAGTCGTTCGTTACGTACAGAGGTACCtgtcggaggaggcggcggcggcggtgcaggaCCTGCTGCCGGAGTCGGCCGGCGGGGAGCTGTCGACGATGTGCCCGTGGGCGGACACCATGCGCTTCCGCTACCACTGGGCGAGCCCGCTCCACTACGCCAACACGCCCAATGTCTGCAACTTCAAGTTCTCACGTCAGTTCTCTTTCTTTCTCCTAGTGTAAAACGAACATAGTTTATTTACGCGCCATTAGTAGTATATATATACTCCATGTCAAACCAGCAAGAAcatgtttttccctcgcaaaaacaaacaagaaaatgttttttttattttctgacaACACATGTAATGTTCAATAAAAAAATACACATGTCCCCATGAAACCAACGGTTTTGCTATTGAACAAATGTCTATAATTATTTGTTGCAAGTCAATTATGTATGTGCCTGCCCATTTTCGCATGGAAAAATTGAAATTGTCTTTATAACTTGCTTGATTTTTCAATCTCGCGGTCCTACTTTGTAAGTCTTTTGATCAACATCCGACCATTCTTTATCATAACCTATAACTTCATATATACTACTAACGGGCAGACTAGAAGTGCAGTAACATCATCTCGCAAGAAAAAAGGTGCAGCAACATCATAGTAAatgtttgttttattttatttttttggtaaAGGAGGCATGTTGTGTTATCATTAAACTTGCAAAGCTAGCCCAGCAATTGTGCGGTTTTAGAGGGTCGAGATTTACAAGGGTAAAAACATCGACACAGAATTAGCAAAACGGAAAAACAAATAATAAACAGAGAAAATGCACTAATATTGTTGAGAAATACTCcttccgtcctaaaataagtgtctcgacTTTGTATTAATTTTAATGCAAAGTTATACTAAGATTGAGACACTTGTTTTGTGACGGAGTGAGTACGAAAGAATGTGCAACCAAAAGGGGGTGGGGGTACCTAAGAGCAAAGGAAAAATATACGCGTTTTTATACAACATAAAAGAATATAAACAAttttagtagtactccctccgttcgttcACAGATATGAGATGTTCTAATAACTATTTTCTGAATCAGATGTACATAGACACGTTTAGCGTATTTTCTCATTCATTcatgtatgtagatgtattttagttttagatacacccatttgtatccatttctaccacaagtattttcgaacggagggagtatgtagttTATATTAAATTTCAAAATATATTATATTTATGAACCGAGGGGGTACAATATAAGAAGAAATGATTTTTTTGAGATAAGATTGGCTATACGTATGAGGGAGGCATCGGCAGATCCTTTGCTTGCACATGCATGCCGACCCCATATGCTAGCTCACGATCCGGGACCGACCGACCGGCGATGTTGCTTGTTGGAGTGGGTGAGATTAATTAGTTTGCTTGCTTCACGCAtctccctcccacacacacacacagagagacacacgcGCGCGCGATtctatccacacacacacacacacacacacacacacacacacacacacacgagcgCGCGCGATTCTATCCACACATACACACATCGCTCCGCCGAACAGATCGTTTTCCTCATCCTCATATCACTTGAATAGCTGCACGTGGGCAAATGAGGCCGGTCCTGCTGCTATCTGATCTTATCTGGCGACGACAAGATGTCGTTGTACTGTATATCTTCCCCGCGCGCATGTGGCCTTGCCCGCGGCCACGACGCCAGCGATCGCGATCACAGTGACAATCACATGGATGATGGTGAATGTGTCCACATACTATCCTATTATTGCATGTGTTGCAACCTGAGGCGCACACATATGTTACATGTGGATGTGGTCGTCAAAATGAACAGTTAATCTGATGTCGCGACGACTGACTGGACCAGGGAATGAAATTAAAAAAACTACAAGATATTTAGACAGTGTGGTAGGAGAGCATCAAGCAAGCGTGATTTCATGTGGCTGGGTAAATTTCAGGGGACTGCCACAACTCTCGCGGGCAGCGGGGGATGTGCGTCGTCGGGGCCATCAACAACTACACGGACCAGCTCTACACCTACGGGGACTCCCCCAAGAGCTCATGTAAGTGCCATTGCCATCGGCTTCATCCCTCCAGTACACTCTCAAAACAGGCACACTGATTACCCTGTATTCGCAACCCAGATAACCTGACGGAGAGCCTGATGTTCCTGGCGCACTTCGTGGGCGACGTGCACCAGCCGCTGCACGTCGGctacgaggaggacgagggcggcaACACTATCATGGTGCGCTGGTACCGCAGGAAGGCCAACCTCCACCACGTACGTATATCCCTCTACTCCCTGCCACA from Triticum aestivum cultivar Chinese Spring chromosome 3B, IWGSC CS RefSeq v2.1, whole genome shotgun sequence includes these protein-coding regions:
- the LOC123068347 gene encoding endonuclease 2, whose protein sequence is MAAPRSQPLLLLLLVALLAASTDAWGKEGHIMVCKIAERYLSEEAAAAVQDLLPESAGGELSTMCPWADTMRFRYHWASPLHYANTPNVCNFKFSRDCHNSRGQRGMCVVGAINNYTDQLYTYGDSPKSSYNLTESLMFLAHFVGDVHQPLHVGYEEDEGGNTIMVRWYRRKANLHHVWDVSIIDTVMKDFYNKSLDTMVAALQTNLTEGWSDDVGHWENCANKKATCANDYAIESIHLSCNYAYKDVVQNITLGDDYYFTRYPVVEKRLAQAGVRLALILNRIFDKKKADTMPLYVQ